In the genome of Paenibacillus sp. FSL R5-0766, one region contains:
- a CDS encoding chemotaxis protein CheA, with amino-acid sequence MMDLSAYRDIFIEELNDQLERMDQSLLALELTPSVELVQTLFRAAHTIKGSASTMDFRELSDLTHEVEYALEWVREKKPEMTSELIDTLFRSLDAMKVLRDQYIRGEAYADFRAVVREIKDLIQTPTVVGQLKTPQLQPAESIMAQVAIVSGKQLLSIHVVLEQKCMMKAARYHILRQRIEDICGTVVATSLMESQPGAQNEDDHYGQFIIIVATSKDSQQLKADLSSDSDIHMLEIDPYLLESNEVAATSAPLELISETEQTKQSLPTVNPTGPDEKVKAAQPTVRVSVERLDHLMNLVGELLIDQTSLADLSGSGARKESSPLIRSISGVSDHMGRVIKELQEGVMKTRMLPIDQLFSRFPRLVRDLSQKLGKDLELVIQGGETELDRMIIEELSDPLIHLIRNSADHGIESVEVRAENGKPSKGRITLTSFHEENHVVIRYSDDGKGIDGEKIKASALGKGIISEEQAARLSTQEAVHLIFEPGFSTASSVSEVSGRGVGMDIVRSQIGRLNGIIDIDTEVGVGTTFTIRLPLTLAIIKGLLVKVSGRVLILPMYNVAEIVRISPEDIQMIQGQQAILNHGRIVPFHRLCDRLNYPRTDRKSKTIPLVIVRSVDKIAAYAVDEIIGNQEVVIKTLGTYLGAMNHLSGATILGNGKVALILDASYLVSL; translated from the coding sequence ATGATGGATTTGTCTGCCTACCGTGACATCTTTATCGAAGAACTGAATGATCAACTGGAACGTATGGATCAGTCTTTATTGGCATTGGAGCTTACGCCTTCTGTAGAGCTGGTTCAGACGCTGTTTCGGGCAGCCCATACCATCAAGGGATCGGCATCCACAATGGATTTTCGTGAATTAAGCGACCTCACGCATGAAGTGGAGTATGCCCTTGAATGGGTCCGGGAGAAAAAACCGGAGATGACTTCGGAGCTAATTGATACGTTGTTCCGCTCTTTGGACGCCATGAAGGTGCTTCGTGATCAGTACATCCGTGGGGAAGCCTATGCAGATTTTCGAGCAGTAGTAAGAGAAATAAAGGATTTAATTCAGACCCCGACAGTAGTTGGGCAACTTAAAACACCTCAATTGCAACCAGCAGAGTCGATTATGGCACAGGTAGCTATTGTGTCAGGCAAGCAGTTATTGTCCATTCATGTTGTGCTGGAGCAGAAGTGCATGATGAAAGCGGCCAGATATCATATTTTACGACAACGTATTGAGGACATCTGTGGTACGGTTGTCGCTACTTCGCTTATGGAGAGTCAACCGGGCGCGCAGAATGAAGATGATCATTATGGTCAGTTCATCATCATCGTAGCAACGTCGAAGGATTCCCAGCAGCTTAAGGCAGATCTGTCTTCAGACTCGGATATTCATATGCTGGAGATTGATCCATATCTGTTGGAATCCAATGAGGTTGCAGCGACTTCTGCACCACTTGAATTAATCTCTGAAACAGAGCAAACGAAACAAAGCTTGCCTACCGTGAATCCAACTGGGCCGGATGAGAAAGTGAAGGCTGCTCAACCTACAGTTCGTGTGAGTGTTGAGCGTCTGGACCATTTGATGAATTTGGTCGGTGAACTGTTAATTGATCAAACATCCCTTGCAGATCTGAGTGGATCGGGTGCGCGTAAGGAGTCTTCACCACTCATCCGGAGTATTAGTGGTGTATCCGATCATATGGGTAGGGTGATCAAGGAACTCCAAGAAGGTGTAATGAAGACACGGATGTTACCTATTGATCAACTATTCAGTCGCTTCCCGAGATTGGTTCGTGACCTATCGCAGAAGCTGGGTAAGGATCTGGAACTGGTTATTCAAGGTGGAGAGACCGAGCTTGACCGGATGATCATTGAAGAATTAAGTGACCCGCTGATCCATCTCATCCGCAACAGTGCTGATCATGGTATTGAAAGTGTAGAGGTGCGTGCGGAGAACGGTAAGCCGTCCAAAGGACGTATTACATTAACTTCGTTTCACGAAGAAAATCATGTCGTCATTCGTTATTCGGATGATGGCAAAGGTATCGATGGTGAGAAGATCAAAGCTTCCGCTTTGGGCAAAGGTATCATCAGTGAGGAACAGGCTGCACGTCTATCAACACAGGAAGCTGTTCATCTCATATTTGAGCCCGGTTTCTCCACAGCTTCTTCTGTCAGTGAAGTATCGGGGCGCGGCGTTGGAATGGACATCGTGCGTAGCCAGATCGGGCGTCTCAACGGTATCATTGATATTGATACGGAGGTTGGTGTTGGCACCACGTTTACGATTCGTCTACCGCTTACTTTGGCGATTATTAAAGGTCTGTTAGTCAAAGTATCGGGTCGTGTTCTAATCTTGCCGATGTATAATGTTGCTGAGATTGTTCGAATTTCACCTGAAGATATTCAGATGATCCAGGGACAACAAGCGATCCTGAATCATGGACGAATTGTACCTTTTCACCGACTGTGCGACAGGCTCAACTATCCACGAACGGACCGTAAATCCAAAACCATTCCACTGGTGATCGTGCGTTCCGTTGATAAAATTGCAGCTTACGCAGTAGATGAGATTATAGGAAATCAGGAAGTCGTTATAAAGACGCTCGGTACGTATCTGGGAGCGATGAACCATCTTTCTGGCGCAACGATTCTCGGTAATGGTAAGGTTGCCCTTATATTGGACGCGTCCTATCTGGTGAGTCTTTAA
- a CDS encoding chemotaxis protein CheW, with product MSSLQKEQYIELSVGAETCAIRIEEIHEIIKMLSITDIPFSRPEIKGVVNLRGKVVCVMSLRNLLGMTDEPDTRVTRIIVVRHQEEYIGLIVDRVNKVTTYSDIHPPTGGYGRNREDLFHGVGQQEDKLVGILKLDEILGG from the coding sequence ATGTCTTCACTTCAGAAGGAACAATATATTGAACTGTCTGTAGGTGCAGAGACTTGCGCCATTCGAATCGAAGAAATTCACGAAATTATTAAAATGCTCAGCATTACAGATATCCCATTCAGCCGCCCAGAGATCAAAGGGGTAGTTAATCTGCGTGGCAAGGTTGTATGTGTGATGAGTCTGCGGAACCTGTTGGGTATGACGGACGAACCGGACACCAGAGTGACGCGCATTATCGTAGTTCGACATCAGGAAGAATATATTGGCTTGATCGTTGATCGCGTGAACAAGGTAACCACATATTCGGACATACATCCGCCAACCGGTGGATATGGTCGTAACCGTGAAGATTTATTCCATGGGGTGGGTCAACAGGAAGACAAGCTTGTGGGCATTTTGAAACTGGACGAAATATTGGGCGGTTAG
- a CDS encoding methyl-accepting chemotaxis protein — MKWFGNLKTATKIISAFLIVSIIIAALGVYSVVTLRSTNERMQAMYNNNLISVKELSSAQIDYQRMRVNVRDLSFETVETEKTRITENIASIRQSVNDRLTIYRPLATTPEEIELLRNFDAEYPGYLTMFERATNLAVADDQSAFNTYLEIELKPQGDKIVELLTNLIELNESLAEQANIQSQAAYSQAFKVTIILVVLSVLFSILIGYIISRSISKPLMAMLGLATEVANGNLTLKSNISSNDEVGQLAAALNQMVDNLKELINNIVLNSQSVAASSEQISASTQEIASTSTSQSSEAGNISELFKELSLAINSVAASAEEAAELSNDTVKTAREGGLVVQTSLEGMQAVNTKMTKLEDDSRKIGDIIEVIDDIAEQTNLLALNAAIEAARAGEQGRGFAVVADEVRKLAERSGEATKEITAIIKAMQENTRQSVQAVAASVEQSSMTGQAFDQIIDMVNNSSQKVNEIAAACEEEAAQAAEVMSSVESISASSEESAAASEETAATCQSLAHLAEELANSAAAFKTN; from the coding sequence ATGAAGTGGTTTGGAAATTTGAAAACAGCAACAAAGATTATCTCAGCGTTTTTAATTGTGTCGATAATCATTGCGGCGCTTGGCGTCTACTCTGTAGTAACATTGAGAAGTACGAATGAACGAATGCAAGCGATGTATAACAACAATCTAATCTCTGTAAAAGAATTATCCTCTGCTCAGATTGATTATCAAAGAATGCGCGTGAACGTGCGTGATTTAAGCTTCGAAACCGTCGAAACTGAAAAAACTCGGATCACGGAGAACATCGCTTCGATCCGTCAGAGTGTGAATGATCGCCTGACCATCTATCGTCCGCTTGCAACAACCCCTGAAGAAATAGAGTTACTCCGTAATTTTGATGCAGAATATCCAGGATATTTAACAATGTTTGAACGAGCAACTAATCTGGCTGTCGCAGATGATCAAAGTGCCTTTAATACCTACCTTGAAATTGAGCTTAAACCACAAGGGGACAAAATTGTTGAGCTCCTTACCAATTTGATCGAGCTTAATGAAAGTTTGGCTGAACAGGCGAATATACAATCTCAGGCTGCCTATTCACAAGCATTTAAAGTAACGATAATTCTTGTGGTTCTGTCCGTACTCTTCAGTATTCTCATTGGATATATCATCTCTCGCTCCATTTCGAAGCCACTCATGGCCATGCTGGGTCTAGCTACGGAAGTTGCCAACGGAAATCTGACCCTTAAATCAAACATCTCCAGCAACGATGAAGTGGGTCAACTAGCTGCGGCACTGAATCAGATGGTCGATAATCTGAAAGAGTTAATTAACAATATCGTGTTGAACTCCCAAAGTGTTGCTGCTTCTTCAGAACAGATCTCAGCAAGCACACAGGAAATTGCGAGCACCAGCACGAGCCAATCCAGTGAGGCGGGAAATATCTCCGAATTGTTCAAGGAGCTTTCACTTGCCATTAACTCCGTCGCTGCAAGTGCGGAAGAAGCGGCTGAACTGTCCAACGATACGGTGAAGACTGCTCGTGAAGGTGGACTTGTTGTACAGACTTCATTGGAAGGTATGCAAGCTGTTAATACAAAAATGACCAAGCTTGAAGATGATTCTCGGAAAATCGGTGACATCATTGAAGTAATTGACGATATCGCTGAGCAGACCAATCTGCTTGCGCTGAATGCGGCAATTGAAGCGGCACGTGCCGGAGAACAAGGACGAGGATTCGCTGTAGTAGCAGATGAAGTCCGGAAGCTTGCCGAACGAAGCGGCGAGGCGACCAAAGAAATTACAGCCATCATCAAAGCGATGCAGGAAAATACGAGACAAAGTGTACAGGCAGTAGCAGCCAGTGTTGAGCAGTCTTCCATGACTGGACAGGCTTTTGATCAGATCATTGATATGGTCAATAACTCCTCACAGAAAGTAAATGAAATTGCTGCTGCATGTGAAGAAGAAGCAGCCCAAGCCGCAGAGGTGATGAGCTCTGTTGAATCCATCTCGGCTTCCAGTGAAGAATCTGCGGCTGCATCAGAAGAGACGGCGGCAACGTGCCAGTCTCTGGCACATCTGGCGGAAGAGCTGGCGAATTCGGCAGCTGCCTTCAAAACAAATTAA
- a CDS encoding cupin domain-containing protein, which yields MMNPILQAPNVPLAADSNAVVNYQRDSRNYVTQLFGEQLPTLVNGFFNVYLSKGIIVQPHWHTNVTEMVVVITGEITASVFNPFARERLTYRLKPGQVVVFPKGWFHWFVAETDDVYVLTIFDQPTPDIVFGADFLAATPPEVAHRAYCLDEEAYARAVASIKNDAILGPPIGCDTQVSDQSTSPSKTSVSPSNKQKS from the coding sequence ATGATGAATCCGATTTTACAAGCCCCGAATGTTCCGCTGGCAGCCGATTCCAATGCGGTTGTCAATTATCAGAGGGATTCACGCAACTACGTAACCCAGTTGTTTGGAGAACAGCTGCCGACCCTTGTGAATGGTTTCTTCAACGTGTACTTAAGCAAAGGAATTATTGTGCAGCCGCACTGGCACACCAATGTCACGGAGATGGTTGTGGTCATCACCGGTGAAATTACAGCGTCAGTCTTCAATCCGTTTGCGCGTGAACGATTGACATATCGTCTGAAACCAGGTCAGGTTGTGGTATTCCCGAAAGGCTGGTTTCACTGGTTTGTCGCTGAGACAGATGATGTATATGTATTAACAATCTTTGATCAGCCAACGCCTGATATTGTGTTTGGAGCGGATTTCTTGGCAGCTACACCGCCGGAGGTGGCTCACCGTGCGTACTGTTTGGATGAGGAGGCATATGCGAGAGCTGTTGCTTCCATTAAAAATGATGCGATTCTGGGCCCACCAATAGGATGTGATACGCAGGTTTCTGATCAATCGACTTCACCTTCCAAGACGTCCGTGTCACCATCCAATAAACAGAAGTCTTAA
- a CDS encoding glucoamylase family protein, producing the protein MKKVKQFSFILTFCLLANLALTPMASAGDSSNLIGFRAELKAIAYKTYTFFEDYTDQNTGLTYDEVRHTENGIEEAKRTSPTNIAMYMMSTVSAQQLGIISKKEAVHRLQTTINSLEKLEKWNGLFYNWYNTDDGSVKKDWGQFISQVDNGWLSAGLIVVGQAYEELHGETSKLVTNMNYTPLYDPEVGQFRGGYDVAEGALTDHHYGMFYTEPRVGSYIAIGKGDVPQDHWWKMYRTLPQEWDWQAQIPQGKSVKYDGVDVFEGSYVYKDKKFVPSWGGSMFEALMPGMVIKEKDLGTQALGLNNQRHVELQIEYAKEKGYAAWGFSPSATPTGYSEFAATPLGTSGYKDGATVTAHASFLALDYSPEAVRKNIKALKNFKMFGKYGFYDSVNVETGELAKAYLALDQGMIMVSIANYLQDGVIRDYFHSDVIGQTPEKLLKKEVFSIQ; encoded by the coding sequence ATGAAAAAAGTAAAACAATTCAGCTTTATTTTAACTTTTTGTCTGTTAGCTAATCTAGCTTTAACTCCTATGGCTTCAGCAGGTGACTCAAGCAATTTAATTGGATTTCGAGCAGAATTGAAAGCGATTGCATATAAGACTTATACGTTTTTTGAGGACTATACGGATCAGAACACCGGCTTGACTTACGATGAAGTACGGCACACTGAAAACGGGATAGAAGAAGCTAAACGTACCTCGCCCACAAACATCGCAATGTATATGATGAGTACCGTTTCAGCGCAACAATTGGGCATTATTTCAAAGAAAGAAGCTGTACATCGCCTGCAAACAACTATAAATTCCCTCGAAAAGTTAGAAAAGTGGAACGGCCTATTTTATAACTGGTATAACACAGATGACGGATCAGTGAAGAAAGATTGGGGCCAATTTATTTCCCAAGTCGATAATGGCTGGTTATCCGCTGGTTTAATTGTTGTTGGGCAAGCCTATGAAGAACTTCATGGGGAAACAAGCAAGTTGGTTACAAATATGAATTATACTCCGCTATATGATCCTGAAGTCGGCCAATTCCGCGGAGGTTATGATGTGGCTGAAGGCGCGCTGACGGATCACCATTATGGGATGTTTTATACGGAACCACGTGTAGGCAGCTATATTGCTATTGGGAAAGGTGACGTTCCCCAAGATCATTGGTGGAAGATGTATCGCACATTACCTCAAGAATGGGATTGGCAAGCTCAGATTCCTCAAGGCAAATCCGTTAAGTATGATGGAGTGGATGTGTTTGAAGGAAGTTATGTATACAAGGATAAAAAGTTCGTGCCAAGCTGGGGAGGCAGCATGTTTGAAGCTCTTATGCCCGGTATGGTCATAAAGGAAAAAGACCTGGGTACTCAAGCTTTGGGATTGAACAACCAGCGTCATGTCGAATTGCAGATCGAATACGCCAAAGAAAAAGGGTATGCCGCATGGGGCTTTTCACCTTCTGCAACTCCTACAGGTTACAGTGAGTTTGCAGCAACACCGTTGGGTACCTCAGGTTATAAAGATGGAGCAACGGTAACAGCACACGCATCATTCCTTGCCTTGGATTATTCCCCTGAAGCTGTTCGAAAGAACATTAAAGCTTTAAAGAACTTCAAAATGTTTGGCAAATATGGGTTCTATGACTCAGTCAATGTTGAAACGGGAGAACTTGCAAAAGCTTATCTGGCACTGGATCAAGGGATGATTATGGTGTCGATCGCCAATTATCTTCAAGATGGCGTTATACGCGATTATTTTCACAGTGATGTGATAGGGCAGACGCCAGAAAAATTATTGAAAAAAGAAGTGTTTTCCATTCAATGA
- a CDS encoding SPFH domain-containing protein produces the protein MAIIDVIKYDGSPDVFAWKHPETELGTWTQLIVNQSQQAILFKDGRALDMFGPGRHTLSTANIPILNRLVNLPFGGKSPFAAEVWYVNQVSALDVKWGTANPIQIQDPKYNIIVPVRTFGQMGIKISDSRKFLVKLVGTLPEFNQVNMINYFRGLIIMNINSMLSSYLIHRKVSVLEINAYIAEISRHFADTIASTFEEFGIELINLYIHNVNLPEEDPSVIRLREALARKAEMDIIGYTYQQERSFDTLEGAAKNEGSMQSDIMGAGLGMGMGVGLGGSFSGEMSQMSKVMSTKETPAVSICKQCHHPNQENSAFCSKCGNSLAEQSAATTDCNNCGHALPKGTKFCPNCGDKYHACPSCGADNAENALECIQCDQPMPSPCPNCNHMNSGHTKFCGNCGTSLSLKCSRCQHEVKPGQKFCLDCGNNLQEGGQV, from the coding sequence ATGGCGATTATTGACGTAATTAAGTATGATGGCTCACCTGATGTGTTTGCTTGGAAACATCCCGAGACTGAACTGGGAACATGGACCCAGTTAATTGTGAATCAATCTCAACAAGCAATTCTTTTCAAGGATGGAAGAGCGCTTGATATGTTTGGACCCGGAAGGCATACGCTGAGTACTGCGAATATCCCAATCCTGAACCGACTCGTTAACCTTCCGTTCGGAGGAAAGTCACCTTTTGCAGCAGAAGTATGGTATGTCAATCAAGTAAGCGCATTGGACGTTAAGTGGGGAACGGCGAATCCGATTCAGATCCAGGATCCCAAGTATAATATTATTGTTCCCGTAAGAACATTTGGACAAATGGGAATTAAAATTTCGGATTCACGAAAATTTTTGGTCAAGCTTGTGGGAACACTGCCTGAGTTTAACCAAGTGAATATGATTAATTACTTCCGTGGGTTGATTATCATGAATATTAACTCCATGTTGTCTTCATATCTAATACATAGAAAAGTAAGTGTTTTGGAGATCAATGCATATATCGCTGAGATATCACGACATTTTGCAGATACGATAGCTTCTACTTTTGAAGAATTTGGTATTGAGTTAATCAACTTGTATATTCACAATGTCAATCTCCCCGAAGAAGACCCTTCAGTCATTCGATTAAGAGAAGCGTTGGCACGCAAAGCTGAGATGGATATCATTGGGTACACATATCAGCAAGAACGTTCGTTTGATACGCTTGAAGGTGCAGCGAAGAATGAAGGAAGCATGCAGTCAGACATCATGGGCGCAGGGCTTGGTATGGGGATGGGAGTTGGTCTGGGGGGTTCTTTCAGTGGCGAGATGTCCCAGATGTCTAAAGTGATGTCTACGAAGGAAACGCCTGCAGTAAGTATATGTAAGCAGTGTCATCATCCGAACCAGGAGAACAGCGCTTTTTGCAGCAAATGTGGCAATTCATTAGCCGAACAATCCGCAGCAACAACAGATTGCAATAATTGTGGACATGCCTTGCCAAAGGGAACCAAATTTTGTCCTAACTGTGGTGACAAATACCATGCATGTCCTTCATGTGGGGCGGATAATGCAGAGAACGCATTGGAATGTATCCAATGTGATCAACCGATGCCTAGCCCATGCCCAAATTGTAACCATATGAATTCCGGTCATACAAAATTCTGTGGCAACTGTGGCACAAGTTTAAGCTTGAAATGTAGTCGGTGCCAACATGAGGTAAAACCCGGCCAGAAGTTCTGTCTCGATTGCGGAAACAATCTGCAAGAAGGAGGACAGGTATAG
- a CDS encoding DUF6809 family protein has protein sequence MGNIIEELYYGNLRPEENIVPKDSEYRSINKEITASIEKFQRKLSEDDFKQLEVLFDMMDQVHSIHSREAFASGFKIGTLIMIESGYSS, from the coding sequence GTGGGAAATATTATAGAAGAATTATATTACGGTAACCTGAGACCAGAAGAGAATATTGTTCCTAAAGATTCGGAGTATCGTTCTATTAATAAGGAGATTACAGCTTCTATCGAAAAATTTCAGAGAAAGCTTTCGGAGGATGACTTTAAACAACTCGAGGTATTGTTTGATATGATGGATCAAGTTCACTCTATTCATTCAAGAGAGGCTTTTGCCAGTGGTTTCAAAATTGGGACGTTGATTATGATCGAGAGTGGATACTCAAGCTAA
- a CDS encoding serine hydrolase, whose translation MNPSSLSSKLQQIIPPLDLRSCLVSVRGEIMYEHYRNQEAATDIAKINSCTKSVLSALICIAMDKGLLPEASAPVSTFFPQLTSDPDPRKPSITLEQLLTMTAGFNWDEFGGQNSFPRMTRTDHWVDFALEQRLSHVPGTYMEYNSGVSQILSAILMQNAGMNVAEFAERYLFEPLGIKDYEWESDPQGVHTGGFGLKMLPVDLLKFGQLFLQQGMWEGESLISSDLVSRSTQPFITVTPPNRGSYAWHWWVDVYPNERSDSENIAAEDDQPNLHYYYARGFGGQYVYIVPELELVTVLTNDKRKKEKPPLDVFPRLIAPELWKML comes from the coding sequence ATGAATCCTTCATCACTGTCATCCAAGTTGCAACAAATCATTCCGCCGCTGGATCTGCGAAGCTGCCTCGTCAGCGTGCGCGGTGAGATTATGTACGAACACTACCGCAACCAAGAGGCTGCGACTGATATTGCAAAAATCAATTCATGTACCAAGAGTGTGCTATCCGCCCTCATCTGTATAGCGATGGATAAAGGCTTGTTACCAGAGGCATCAGCCCCAGTCTCTACTTTTTTCCCACAGTTGACATCCGATCCTGATCCGCGTAAACCTTCGATCACGCTGGAACAACTGCTTACCATGACAGCCGGATTCAACTGGGACGAGTTCGGCGGGCAGAATTCATTCCCTCGCATGACCCGCACCGATCATTGGGTGGATTTTGCATTGGAACAACGCTTAAGCCATGTACCGGGTACATATATGGAGTACAACTCAGGAGTATCACAGATCCTATCCGCCATCCTGATGCAAAATGCAGGTATGAACGTAGCCGAGTTCGCAGAACGTTATCTTTTTGAACCGCTGGGAATTAAGGATTATGAATGGGAAAGTGACCCTCAAGGTGTACATACTGGCGGATTCGGTCTTAAGATGTTACCCGTAGATCTGCTAAAATTCGGTCAGCTGTTTCTACAGCAAGGTATGTGGGAGGGTGAGTCTCTCATTTCAAGTGATCTCGTTTCCCGTTCGACACAACCTTTCATTACAGTCACTCCACCGAATCGCGGCAGTTATGCTTGGCATTGGTGGGTGGATGTCTATCCGAACGAAAGGTCTGACTCCGAAAATATTGCTGCTGAAGACGACCAACCCAATCTCCATTATTATTACGCGCGAGGATTTGGTGGTCAGTATGTATATATTGTCCCAGAGCTCGAACTTGTTACGGTGTTAACCAATGACAAACGAAAGAAAGAGAAACCTCCGCTGGATGTTTTCCCTCGATTAATTGCCCCTGAGCTATGGAAAATGTTATAA
- a CDS encoding serine hydrolase, translating into MLNAVELTTKVEEVMERVNFSGVVLLQQAGKTLLNMKRGYANRSEELANQADTRFGIASGCKIFTAVSVCQLIEAGKLSADSKLTDVLDVEFPLWDKGITIQQLLTHTSSIPDYFDEEVMDDFSELWTDRPVYAMRRLSDFLPMFQHLPMKSAPGERFHYNNAGFIVLGLIVEQHSGLSFTDYVEEHIFKRCGMKDSGYFVTDQLPRNTALGYIDHEDGSWNTNMFSIPVKGGSDGGAYVTAPDMIRFWGALLGHQLLNEETRRQLLTPHAHQEDEEYYGQGIWIDRKGEDIFKFHVMGFDPGVSFMSSVYPDYDLQLVVLSNQESGPYPITIAIEEALA; encoded by the coding sequence ATGTTGAATGCAGTAGAGCTGACAACAAAAGTAGAAGAAGTCATGGAACGCGTGAATTTTTCGGGTGTTGTATTACTCCAGCAAGCCGGGAAAACCCTTTTGAATATGAAACGTGGTTATGCCAATCGCAGTGAAGAACTTGCCAATCAGGCGGATACACGCTTTGGAATTGCATCTGGATGTAAGATCTTCACGGCAGTGAGTGTATGCCAACTAATTGAAGCGGGCAAGTTGTCTGCGGATTCCAAGCTTACGGATGTATTGGATGTGGAGTTTCCACTGTGGGACAAAGGGATCACCATCCAGCAGTTGTTAACACACACGTCAAGCATTCCGGATTATTTCGATGAAGAAGTGATGGATGACTTTTCAGAATTATGGACAGACAGACCCGTCTACGCGATGCGGCGGCTAAGTGACTTTCTGCCCATGTTTCAGCATCTGCCAATGAAGTCTGCTCCGGGTGAACGTTTTCATTACAATAATGCGGGTTTCATTGTGCTGGGGCTTATCGTGGAACAACATTCAGGACTGTCGTTTACAGATTATGTGGAAGAACATATTTTCAAAAGGTGTGGCATGAAGGACTCCGGTTACTTCGTAACAGATCAGCTCCCGCGTAACACAGCTTTAGGGTATATCGATCATGAAGATGGCTCTTGGAATACTAATATGTTCTCCATTCCTGTCAAAGGTGGATCGGACGGTGGAGCCTATGTTACGGCACCGGATATGATTCGATTTTGGGGTGCTTTGCTGGGTCACCAATTGTTGAATGAAGAGACAAGACGGCAGTTATTAACTCCACATGCTCATCAAGAGGATGAAGAGTACTATGGGCAGGGTATCTGGATTGACCGCAAGGGGGAAGACATTTTCAAATTTCATGTCATGGGGTTTGATCCAGGGGTGTCGTTCATGTCTTCCGTGTATCCGGACTATGACCTACAACTGGTTGTGCTCTCTAATCAAGAGTCTGGTCCGTATCCAATAACAATTGCTATCGAAGAAGCTTTGGCATGA
- a CDS encoding TetR/AcrR family transcriptional regulator produces MPKIVDHEAQRKIVADAAIRVIQVHGLEHATVRNIAKEAGLSVGSMRHYFATQAELFTFCMNLFAERVQKRVEALQMSGSVLQDMKNLLLQFLPLDDDRMMEMEVWFSFTAKLLVYPELKKLSDQMHQGMYRSVQWVIEELQKQGMTHPELDAEMEIEKLYALVDGLAIHILMQPDRLTVKRVEQVIEQHLSMLCQT; encoded by the coding sequence ATGCCAAAAATCGTAGATCATGAAGCTCAAAGGAAAATCGTTGCTGATGCAGCAATCCGGGTCATTCAAGTGCACGGACTGGAGCATGCTACAGTTCGGAATATAGCAAAGGAAGCGGGACTATCTGTAGGTTCCATGCGTCATTATTTTGCCACACAGGCCGAATTGTTCACCTTTTGCATGAATCTTTTTGCAGAACGTGTACAGAAAAGGGTGGAGGCGTTACAGATGAGTGGATCTGTACTGCAGGATATGAAGAATCTGCTCTTGCAATTTCTCCCGTTGGACGATGATAGAATGATGGAAATGGAGGTCTGGTTTTCGTTTACAGCCAAATTATTGGTGTACCCCGAATTAAAAAAGTTAAGTGATCAGATGCATCAGGGGATGTATCGATCGGTTCAATGGGTGATAGAGGAGTTGCAGAAGCAAGGGATGACACATCCTGAACTGGATGCCGAGATGGAGATAGAGAAGTTATATGCTCTTGTGGATGGGCTCGCCATTCATATCCTAATGCAACCAGATAGACTTACGGTAAAACGAGTGGAACAAGTGATTGAACAGCATTTGAGCATGCTATGTCAAACTTAA